Proteins found in one Planctomycetes bacterium MalM25 genomic segment:
- the dnaN gene encoding DNA polymerase III subunit beta, which yields MKITCDREKLLAAFQAVAAVAPARSPKPILQNVKLEVTDSGEATLYATDLEVSIRRGVEGVEAEQPGAVLLPVGRFGMILRESSDTTFRVETDGQKTLVRGERSRFNLPSESPAEFPAPATFDAEAYYQAPTRLLKEMIRRTIFATDNESSRYALGGVKFELAEDGKLIAVGTDGRRLAKMEGPLEKVGDAAPIGDATIVPMRSLQLIDRTLVDEEAPTKFAVRANDATFATPNATLSTRLLEGRYPKWRDVVPTRSESAKVELTVGPFFTAVRQAAIVTSDESRGVDFTFGDGSLVLDGAGPEVGESHIELPIGYSGDKIEITLDPRFLIDFLKTLDAEQSFTMDLVDSDSAAVALTDDGYTYVLMPLARDRS from the coding sequence ATGAAAATCACCTGTGATCGTGAGAAGCTCCTGGCGGCGTTCCAAGCGGTCGCCGCGGTCGCCCCGGCACGCAGCCCGAAGCCGATCCTCCAGAACGTGAAGCTCGAAGTCACCGACTCGGGCGAGGCGACGCTGTACGCCACGGATCTGGAGGTCTCGATCCGCCGCGGCGTCGAGGGCGTCGAGGCGGAGCAGCCGGGGGCCGTGCTGCTGCCGGTTGGTCGTTTCGGGATGATTCTCCGCGAGTCGTCCGACACGACGTTCCGTGTCGAGACCGACGGCCAGAAGACCCTCGTCCGCGGCGAACGCAGTCGGTTCAACCTGCCGAGCGAGAGCCCGGCCGAGTTCCCCGCCCCCGCGACGTTCGACGCGGAGGCGTACTACCAGGCGCCAACGCGACTCCTCAAGGAGATGATCCGCCGCACGATCTTCGCGACCGACAACGAGTCAAGCCGCTACGCCCTGGGGGGCGTGAAGTTCGAGCTGGCCGAGGACGGCAAGCTGATCGCCGTGGGGACCGACGGACGCCGGCTCGCGAAGATGGAGGGCCCGCTCGAGAAGGTCGGCGACGCCGCCCCGATCGGTGACGCCACGATCGTGCCGATGCGTTCGCTCCAGCTGATCGACCGCACGCTGGTCGATGAAGAGGCGCCCACCAAGTTCGCCGTCCGCGCGAACGACGCCACCTTCGCCACGCCCAACGCCACCCTCTCGACACGACTGCTCGAAGGCCGCTACCCGAAGTGGCGCGACGTGGTGCCGACCCGGTCCGAGTCGGCGAAGGTCGAACTGACCGTCGGGCCCTTCTTCACCGCGGTCCGGCAGGCGGCGATCGTCACGAGCGACGAGTCGCGGGGCGTCGATTTCACGTTCGGCGATGGCAGCCTCGTGCTCGACGGCGCTGGCCCCGAGGTGGGCGAGTCGCACATCGAACTGCCGATCGGCTACTCGGGCGACAAGATCGAGATCACGCTCGACCCGCGGTTCCTGATCGACTTCCTTAAGACGCTCGACGCCGAGCAGTCGTTCACGATGGACCTGGTCGATAGCGATTCGGCCGCGGTCGCCCTGACCGACGACGGTTACACGTACGTCCTGATGCCGCTGGCGCGGGATCGTTCCTAA
- the gyrB gene encoding DNA gyrase subunit B, producing the protein MAKEADKNYSESDLEHLSDLEHVRERPSMYIGDTTARGLHHLVYEVVDNSIDEAMAGFASDVLVMINPDESITVEDNGRGIPVEKHTQLSEQMDREVSTLEGVMTVLKFGGKFTKGAYQTSGGLHGVGVTVVNFLSEWAEVEVCRDGGVHHQEYERGVPKGAVRRVGATDKIGTKTTFKADPQIFQVTKYSYATLLKRLQELAFLNKGVRITITDGRSNESETFQYEDGIIEFVRHLNRASDVVHQEVLHLSGEAEGVELEVAVQYSGEFTENVHTYVNNISTHEGGTHLSGFRAALTRTLNNYGKKEGLFKDITPTGEDFREGLTAVISCRVPHPQFEGQTKTKLGNNEVEGIVNTLFGEYLQKHLEENPKTAKAIIKKGLVAAEARESARKARQLIRERKGALGGGSLPGKLRDCSSKEVDKCELYLVEGDSAGGPAEGGRRREFQAILPLRGKIINAYKSRDDKVLANEEIRSMIAAIGAGIGAEQDVAKRRYGRVVIMTDADVDGSHIRTLLLTFFYRQMYDLVARGHVYVAQPPLFRVRKGKQPARYVQTEEEMRNELLSLGLGESVLESAEGLAVEGESMAKLVRTLAAMEEPLTALERRGVSLKIHAERQDHESGKLPVYHVFFGMEEHWFTSRKEVDDFISQKQEEAGDELVVEFGAAAIGAQDPAVSPNGDEHTNGSADATKKRLRVVELHEVRTINTLLGDLSGMGFEIDALIPQERTGEEVSRFTIRRGENESGLDDLRGLPAAIRSAGERGLQIIRFKGLGEMNAEELRDTTLDPAARTLLRVTMEDAAAADELFRVLMGDQVEPRREFIQKHALDVKNLDV; encoded by the coding sequence ATGGCGAAAGAAGCGGACAAGAATTACAGCGAATCCGACCTCGAACACCTCTCCGATTTGGAGCACGTGCGCGAGCGGCCGAGTATGTACATCGGCGACACAACCGCGCGGGGCTTGCATCACCTGGTGTACGAGGTCGTCGACAACTCGATCGACGAGGCGATGGCCGGCTTCGCTTCGGACGTGTTGGTGATGATCAACCCGGACGAGTCGATCACGGTCGAGGACAACGGCCGCGGCATCCCGGTCGAGAAGCACACCCAGCTCTCCGAGCAGATGGACCGCGAGGTCAGCACGCTCGAGGGCGTGATGACCGTCCTCAAGTTCGGCGGCAAGTTCACGAAGGGCGCCTACCAGACCTCCGGCGGCCTGCACGGCGTCGGCGTGACGGTCGTGAACTTCCTGTCGGAGTGGGCCGAGGTCGAGGTCTGCCGCGACGGCGGCGTCCACCACCAGGAGTACGAGCGCGGTGTCCCCAAGGGCGCGGTCCGCCGGGTGGGGGCGACCGACAAGATCGGCACGAAGACCACCTTCAAGGCCGACCCGCAGATCTTCCAGGTCACGAAGTACAGCTATGCGACCCTGCTGAAACGCCTCCAGGAGCTGGCGTTCCTCAACAAGGGCGTGCGGATCACCATCACCGACGGCCGCTCGAACGAGTCGGAAACCTTCCAGTACGAAGACGGCATCATCGAGTTTGTCCGGCACCTCAACCGTGCCAGCGACGTAGTGCACCAGGAGGTGCTGCACCTGTCCGGCGAGGCCGAGGGGGTCGAGCTCGAAGTCGCGGTGCAGTACTCAGGCGAGTTTACCGAGAACGTTCACACCTACGTGAACAACATCAGCACGCACGAGGGGGGCACCCACCTCAGCGGTTTCCGCGCGGCGCTCACGCGCACCCTGAACAACTACGGCAAGAAAGAGGGCCTCTTCAAGGACATCACGCCCACGGGCGAGGACTTCCGCGAGGGGCTCACGGCGGTCATCTCCTGCCGCGTGCCCCACCCGCAGTTCGAGGGGCAGACCAAGACGAAGCTAGGCAACAACGAGGTCGAGGGGATCGTCAACACGCTGTTCGGCGAGTACCTGCAGAAGCACCTTGAAGAGAACCCGAAGACCGCGAAGGCGATCATCAAGAAGGGTCTCGTGGCTGCGGAGGCGCGCGAGTCCGCCCGCAAGGCGCGGCAGCTCATCCGCGAGCGGAAGGGCGCGTTGGGCGGGGGCTCGTTGCCCGGCAAGCTGCGCGACTGCTCCTCGAAGGAGGTCGACAAGTGCGAGCTCTACCTGGTGGAGGGCGACTCGGCCGGCGGCCCCGCCGAGGGCGGGCGGCGGCGTGAGTTCCAGGCGATCTTGCCGCTGCGGGGCAAGATCATCAACGCCTACAAGAGCCGCGACGACAAAGTCCTCGCCAACGAGGAGATCCGCTCGATGATCGCCGCCATCGGCGCCGGCATCGGCGCCGAGCAGGACGTCGCGAAGCGCCGTTACGGCCGGGTGGTCATCATGACCGACGCCGACGTCGATGGCTCGCACATCCGCACGCTGTTGCTCACGTTCTTCTATCGGCAGATGTACGACCTCGTCGCCCGCGGTCACGTGTACGTCGCGCAGCCCCCCCTCTTCCGCGTCCGCAAGGGCAAGCAGCCCGCCCGCTACGTGCAGACCGAAGAGGAGATGCGCAACGAGCTGCTCAGCCTCGGGCTCGGCGAGAGCGTGCTCGAATCGGCCGAAGGACTCGCGGTCGAAGGCGAGTCGATGGCCAAGCTGGTCCGCACCCTCGCCGCCATGGAAGAACCGCTCACGGCACTGGAGCGACGCGGCGTGTCGCTCAAGATCCACGCCGAACGGCAGGACCACGAGAGCGGCAAGCTGCCGGTGTACCACGTCTTCTTCGGCATGGAGGAGCACTGGTTCACCTCGCGCAAAGAGGTCGACGACTTCATCAGCCAGAAGCAAGAAGAGGCGGGCGACGAGCTGGTCGTCGAGTTCGGCGCCGCGGCGATCGGCGCGCAGGACCCGGCTGTCTCGCCCAACGGCGACGAGCACACCAACGGCTCCGCCGACGCAACCAAAAAGCGACTGCGGGTTGTCGAGCTGCACGAGGTGCGGACCATCAACACGCTGTTGGGCGACCTCTCTGGAATGGGCTTCGAGATCGATGCGCTGATCCCCCAGGAGCGGACCGGCGAAGAGGTCAGCCGCTTCACCATCCGCCGGGGTGAGAACGAGTCGGGGCTCGACGATCTCCGGGGTCTCCCCGCAGCGATCCGTTCGGCGGGTGAACGCGGCTTGCAAATCATCCGCTTCAAGGGCCTGGGCGAAATGAACGCGGAAGAACTCCGCGACACGACCCTCGACCCGGCCGCCCGTACCCTGCTGCGGGTGACGATGGAAGACGCGGCGGCGGCGGACGAGCTGTTCCGCGTGTTGATGGGCGACCAGGTGGAGCCCCGCCGCGAGTTCATTCAGAAGCACGCTTTGGACGTTAAGAACCTCGACGTGTAA